CCGCGAGGCCCAGTGCCTCGGCCGCCGCCAGGACCGGCGCGACCACGCCGGGGCCCACCTCGCGCAGGACCCGCGACGCGACGGTGGCCCCGAGTGCGGCCAGACCCCACGCGATCGACGAGACCACGCCGAGGACGCTGCCGGCAGCGGAGGTGTCGGTGGAGAACTCGGCGAGCCGGACCGGCATCAGCATCTCCAGGCCGGCGACAGCGACCCCGCACAGCAGCATCGCTGCGGTCAGCAGGCGAAGACGGCGGCCGAAGGCCACACGGACGCCGGTCGCCAGGGTGTGCCGCCATGCCGCTGCGGTGGTCGGCTCGGTACGCGCGACCGGCTCCATCAGCAACCGGGCGGCGACGATCTGCACCACGACGATCGCGATCGCCAGGACGTAGGGCACCGCGAGGGAGTCGCCGGCCGACCACGGCGACACGTACAGCAGCCCGGCCGAGATCAGTGAGCCGATCGCGATCGCCGCGCTGATCACCCCGCCCGCCGTGGCCAGCGCCGAGGGCACCTCGGAGGTGGCGCCGCGCGCGTTCTCCGCGTCGACGAACCACGACTCCAACGCCCCGCTGTCGAGGGCGCGGAACAGCCCGCTGACCCCCCACGCGAGCGCGAACGCCAGCACCGACTGCGCAGCGAGGGTGAGCGCGTAGGCGGCGATCGCGGCCACTCCCGACGCGATGAAGACCGGCCGACGGCCCCAGGAGTCCGCCAGCGCTCCGCTGGGCACCTCCATGACGATCACGACGATGCCCTGTGCCGCCATCGCGATGCCGATCTCGGCGATCGTCAGTCCACGCTCCAGCGGCAGCAGCAGCGAGACCGGCATGAGCAGACCTGTCGCGAGCCAGCGCAGGCCGAGCAGCAGCAGGAACCGTCCTCGCACCCCCATGCCCCGACTCTAGGGGCGACCCAGCGGGATGACGCGGAGCGGAAAGGGTGTTGAGTAAGCACGTGGCGACCACGAACACCGACTCGAAGTCCGGGCTGATCTACGGCTCGGCGGCCTACCTCTGCTGGGGCTTCTTCCCGCTCTACTGGCCCCTGCTCGACCCCGCCTCGCCCCTCGAGGTGCTCGCCCACCGCATCGTGTGGACGCTGGTCTTCTGCGTGGGTCTGCTGACGATCACCCGCAAGTGGGGCGCGTACCGCTCGATCCTCCGACAGCGGCGGCTCATGGTGCCGCTCGCGATGGCCTCGGTCGTCATCACCGTGAACTGGGGCGCCTTCATCTGGGGCGTCACGAACGGGCACGTCATCGAGACGAGCCTGGGCTACTTCATCAATCCGCTGATGACCGTGCTGCTGGGCGTGTTCCTGCTGGGCGAGAACCTCCGGCGCCTGCAGTGGGTGGCCGTCGGTCTCGGCACGCTCGCCGTGGTGGTGCTGACGGTCGACTACGGACGTCCGCCCTGGGTCGCTCTCGTGCTGGCCACGAGCTTCGCCACCTACGGGTTCCTCAAGAAGCGCGCCAACCTCGGCACGATCGAGGCGCTCTCGGTGGAGACGACGATCCTCACGCCGTTCGCGATCGCCTACCTGGTCTTCCTCGGGACGGCCGGAACGCTCGCCTTCGGCAACGAGGGTGCCCTCAACACGGTGCTGCTGATGGGCACCGGCGTGGTGACGGGCATCCCGCTGCTGATGTTCGGCGCCGCCGCGACGCGGCTGACGCTGACCACGATCGGCATCCTGCAGTACCTCGGGCCCATCCTGCAGTTCATCTTCGGCCTGACGATCTTCGGCGAGGAGATGGGCACGGCGCGCTGGATCGGCTTCGTGATGGTGTGGTCCGCGCTCGTGATCTTCACCTACGACGCGATGAGCACCCGGCGCCGCGCCAAGCGCACCGCCGACGAGTGCGCCGCGGAGTCCACCGCGATCTGAGGGCCCCTCGGCGGCGCTCGTCAAGTGGCGTAAACCGGGGCCACGAGCGAGGGCGGGCGGCCGCTAGCCCAGGCGCTGGGTGGAGCGGGTGCAGATGTCGTCGAGCGCGTCGCGGGCGGCACCCGCAGGCAGCTTGTCGAGCAGGGCGCGGGCCGCGTCGGCCTCGGCGCGGACGTAGGCGCGCGCCTCGTCCATGGCCGGGTGCTCACGCAGCGCGCGGATGACCCACTGGACGTCGTCCTCGTCCTCGATCGGGCCCGAGAGCAGGCCGCGCAGGCGCTCGTCACCTAGGACCGGGTTCGACTGCACCAGCAGCGTGGGCAGGGTGGGCACGCCCTCGCGCAGGTCGGTGCCGGGCACCTTGCCCGAGTCGTCGGCATCGCTGGCGATGTCGATGATGTCGTCGGCCAGCTGGAAGGCCACGCCGATCCGCTCGCCG
This genomic interval from Aeromicrobium choanae contains the following:
- a CDS encoding MFS transporter, with product MGVRGRFLLLLGLRWLATGLLMPVSLLLPLERGLTIAEIGIAMAAQGIVVIVMEVPSGALADSWGRRPVFIASGVAAIAAYALTLAAQSVLAFALAWGVSGLFRALDSGALESWFVDAENARGATSEVPSALATAGGVISAAIAIGSLISAGLLYVSPWSAGDSLAVPYVLAIAIVVVQIVAARLLMEPVARTEPTTAAAWRHTLATGVRVAFGRRLRLLTAAMLLCGVAVAGLEMLMPVRLAEFSTDTSAAGSVLGVVSSIAWGLAALGATVASRVLREVGPGVVAPVLAAAEALGLAVMAIAGGPVALVAGFWLCYLVHTSFGAAYNALVHDRVTEAHRATALSVTSMAFLGSASAGGVLLGIAAEELSAAWALAASSAVLLLAAVLVAGAARQRGVTVQR
- the rarD gene encoding EamA family transporter RarD, yielding MATTNTDSKSGLIYGSAAYLCWGFFPLYWPLLDPASPLEVLAHRIVWTLVFCVGLLTITRKWGAYRSILRQRRLMVPLAMASVVITVNWGAFIWGVTNGHVIETSLGYFINPLMTVLLGVFLLGENLRRLQWVAVGLGTLAVVVLTVDYGRPPWVALVLATSFATYGFLKKRANLGTIEALSVETTILTPFAIAYLVFLGTAGTLAFGNEGALNTVLLMGTGVVTGIPLLMFGAAATRLTLTTIGILQYLGPILQFIFGLTIFGEEMGTARWIGFVMVWSALVIFTYDAMSTRRRAKRTADECAAESTAI